From the Solanum lycopersicum chromosome 10, SLM_r2.1 genome, one window contains:
- the LOC101251132 gene encoding probable magnesium transporter NIPA6 isoform X2 yields the protein MISMIVGEVANFVAYIYAPAVLVTPLGVLSIIISAILAHFLLKERLQRLGVLGCISCIVGSVVIVIHAPQENMPASLEEIWILATQPAFLAYVAATLSMVLALILHFEPRYGQTNILVYLGICSLMGSFTIVSIKAIGIAIKLTLEGISQVAYPPTWFFLSVAVICVITQLNYLNKALDTFNTAIVSPIYYVMFTTMTIIASAIMFKDWAGQSVSDIVSAICGFITVLSGTVMLHVTREQEPVPLPGTVTWYDGDQIKAIEDGHYIMLHDSEYLDSYSVSTKN from the exons ATGATATCAA TGATCGTTGGGGAGGTGGCCAATTTTGTGGCTTATATTTATGCTCCAGCAGTTCTGGTGACTCCTCTTGGCGTTTTGAGTATAATTATCAG TGCTATTTTGGCACACTTTCTGTTGAAAGAACGATTGCAAAGATTAGGTGTACTGGGATGCATTTCGTGCATTGTGGGCTCAGTGGTTATTGTTATCCATGCACCTCAGGAGAACATGCCAGCTTCTTTAGAAGAAATCTGGATTTTGGCAACTCAACCAG CATTTTTGGCTTATGTAGCTGCAACTTTATCGATGGTGCTAGCTTTGATTTTGCATTTTGAGCCCCGCTATGGACAGACAAATATACTGGTTTATTTGGGAATCTGTTCCTTAATGGGTTCATTCACg ATTGTCAGCATAAAGGCTATTGGAATTGCGATAAAACTTACTTTGGAAGGAATTAGTCAAGTTGCTTATCCTCCGACATggttttttctttctgttgCAGTGATATGCGTCATCACACAGCTAAATTACCTTAATAAG GCACTGGATACATTCAACACCGCAATTGTCTCTCCAATATATTATGTAATGTTCACCACAATGACCATCATTGCAAGTGCAATAATGTTCAAG GACTGGGCAGGACAAAGTGTCAGCGACATAGTTTCTGCGATATGTGGATTTATAACAgtactttcaggaacagtcatgCTCCATGTCACTAGAGAGCAGGAACCAGTTCCTTTGCCAG GAACTGTAACATGGTACGATGGGGATCAAATAAAGGCTATAGAGGATGGACATTACATCATGTTGCATGATTCAGAATACTTAGACTCGTATAGTGTCTCGACGAAGAATTAG
- the LOC101251132 gene encoding probable magnesium transporter NIPA6 isoform X1 — MAISDNTRGLILAISSSLFIGTSFILKKKGLKRAAAAGTRAGVGGYAYLLEPLWWTGMISMIVGEVANFVAYIYAPAVLVTPLGVLSIIISAILAHFLLKERLQRLGVLGCISCIVGSVVIVIHAPQENMPASLEEIWILATQPAFLAYVAATLSMVLALILHFEPRYGQTNILVYLGICSLMGSFTIVSIKAIGIAIKLTLEGISQVAYPPTWFFLSVAVICVITQLNYLNKALDTFNTAIVSPIYYVMFTTMTIIASAIMFKDWAGQSVSDIVSAICGFITVLSGTVMLHVTREQEPVPLPGTVTWYDGDQIKAIEDGHYIMLHDSEYLDSYSVSTKN, encoded by the exons ATGGCGATTTCGGATAATACCAGAGGGTTAATTCTGGCGATATCATCAAGCTTGTTTATTGGAACAAGCTTTATATTGAAGAAGAAAGGTCTAAAGCGTGCTGCTGCTGCTGGCACTCGAGCAG GAGTTGGAGGCTATGCTTATTTGCTTGAACCACTTTGGTGGACAGGCATGATATCAA TGATCGTTGGGGAGGTGGCCAATTTTGTGGCTTATATTTATGCTCCAGCAGTTCTGGTGACTCCTCTTGGCGTTTTGAGTATAATTATCAG TGCTATTTTGGCACACTTTCTGTTGAAAGAACGATTGCAAAGATTAGGTGTACTGGGATGCATTTCGTGCATTGTGGGCTCAGTGGTTATTGTTATCCATGCACCTCAGGAGAACATGCCAGCTTCTTTAGAAGAAATCTGGATTTTGGCAACTCAACCAG CATTTTTGGCTTATGTAGCTGCAACTTTATCGATGGTGCTAGCTTTGATTTTGCATTTTGAGCCCCGCTATGGACAGACAAATATACTGGTTTATTTGGGAATCTGTTCCTTAATGGGTTCATTCACg ATTGTCAGCATAAAGGCTATTGGAATTGCGATAAAACTTACTTTGGAAGGAATTAGTCAAGTTGCTTATCCTCCGACATggttttttctttctgttgCAGTGATATGCGTCATCACACAGCTAAATTACCTTAATAAG GCACTGGATACATTCAACACCGCAATTGTCTCTCCAATATATTATGTAATGTTCACCACAATGACCATCATTGCAAGTGCAATAATGTTCAAG GACTGGGCAGGACAAAGTGTCAGCGACATAGTTTCTGCGATATGTGGATTTATAACAgtactttcaggaacagtcatgCTCCATGTCACTAGAGAGCAGGAACCAGTTCCTTTGCCAG GAACTGTAACATGGTACGATGGGGATCAAATAAAGGCTATAGAGGATGGACATTACATCATGTTGCATGATTCAGAATACTTAGACTCGTATAGTGTCTCGACGAAGAATTAG